In a genomic window of Plutella xylostella chromosome 16, ilPluXylo3.1, whole genome shotgun sequence:
- the LOC105386866 gene encoding elongation of very long chain fatty acids protein: protein MGSLLKTVNDYYQYINVDLADPRTRNFFLCSSPVPMIAIVYCYHRFVRKWGPAFMKNREPFELKKLIVVYNIVQIFLSGLLAFECLTLLYVPGTYSVWCQKIIWDTTPLEKKVVGYVWMYYMIKLVDLIDTVFFVLRKKFTHISFLHVYHHMGMCLLGYVGTKYVPGGHGVMLGFINSFVHAVMYSYYLVAAARPAWVRQWWKKYITQLQILQFLLLILHFGHVLFEPSCEYPKWVSFLFLPHNIFILYLFVDFYIKEYIYKKDKKT from the exons ACCCTCGGACGCGGAACTTCTTCCTCTGCTCCAGTCCGGTGCCGATGATCGCCATCGTGTACTGCTACCACCGCTTCGTCAGGAAATGGGGACCCGCCTTCATGAAGAACCGGGAACCCTTCGAGCTCAAGAAGCTGATAGTCGTGTACAACATCGTGCAGATCTTCCTGTCAGGATTATTGGCTTTTGAG TGCCTCACCCTCCTCTACGTCCCTGGAACCTACAGCGTGTGGTGTCAGAAGATCATCTGGGACACGACGCCGCTCGAGAAGAAGGTCGTCGGCTACGTGTGGATGTACTACATGATCAAGCTGGTCGATCTCATTGATACC GTATTCTTCGTGCTGCGCAAGAAGTTTACCCACATCTCGTTCCTGCACGTGTACCACCACATGGGCATGTGCCTGCTGGGCTACGTCGGCACCAAATATGTTCCAG GCGGTCACGGCGTGATGCTGGGCTTCATCAACTCGTTCGTGCACGCCGTCATGTACTCGTACTACCTGGTGGCGGCCGCGCGCCCCGCCTGGGTGCGCCAGTGGTGGAAGAAGTACATCACGCAGCTGCAGATT CTCCAATTCCTGCTGCTCATCCTACACTTCGGCCACGTGCTATTCGAGCCGTCCTGCGAATACCCCAAGTGGGTCTCCTTCCTGTTCCTGCCACACAACATCTTCATCCTGTATCTCTTCGTCGACTTCTACATCAaggaatacatttataaaaaggaCAAGAAAACGTAA